A portion of the Parasteatoda tepidariorum isolate YZ-2023 chromosome 5, CAS_Ptep_4.0, whole genome shotgun sequence genome contains these proteins:
- the LOC107446937 gene encoding uncharacterized protein isoform X2: MCVHAALFQRHSHRGTLLASDIHKASDLYLLKKHSNFIDKTGSNVELSAYVEKTFQVKEAEKTFYYGKCLNCPEFTDLKDVEADHSLKDYFKLTMKAVFVNNSEFFSLVLSDLKRNLGILPILPVFIHDLCNDAFLLKYKPAHLKKILLVIHSLYLNPNLYFQNDHLHKILDFIIACAIENLNFEDYQQEDVLSLQDTSAEILHDIFIKNQAISSQVYNYILKKLTQPYKETEFQLISCCGSLTVAHAMGLSALTSILPLIFLNSSMKEQNILNKLTKRLNSNDMSTERYAKTLQSKLFEASQSLVEYSLHKALALPHISKLYTIASDHDKISKSKIKGPPLMSDLCCSILKYYGETMSTYLPLLLNASDEAIPLIDIFEEILQQESARKTELT, encoded by the coding sequence ATGTGTGTACATGCAGCATTATTTCAAAGACATTCTCACCGTGGCACACTTCTTGCATCTGATATACATAAAGCGAGTGacctttatcttttaaaaaagcattcaaattttattgataaaacggGAAGTAATGTTGAATTAAGTGCTTACGTAGAAAAGACATTTCAAGTTAAAGAAgcagaaaaaacattttactatgGTAAATGCTTAAACTGTCCAGAATTCACTGATTTAAAAGATGTTGAAGCTGACCATTCTCTGAAGGATTATTTTAAACTCACCATGAAAGCTGTCTTTGTTAATAACTCTGAATTCTTTTCATTGGTGTTATCTGACTTGAAAAGGAATCTCGGCATTCTCCCTATCTTACCAGTTTTCATTCATGATTTATGTAATGACGCTTTTTTACTCAAGTATAAACctgctcatttaaaaaaaattcttcttgtCATACATTCCTTATACTTAAATCCTAATTTGTATTTCCAAAACGATCATCTTcacaaaattttagatttcatcATAGCTTGTGCCAtagaaaatctcaattttgaagaTTATCAACAAGAGGATGTTCTTTCTCTTCAAGATACTTCAGCCGAAATCCTTCAtgatatattcattaaaaatcaagCAATTTCTTCACAAGTATACAATTACATTTTGAAGAAACTTACTCAACcttataaagaaactgaatttcaattaatttcttgtTGTGGGTCTTTGACTGTTGCTCATGCTATGGGCTTATCTGCATTAACTTCTATACTACCTTTGATCTTCCTTAATTCTTCTatgaaagaacaaaatattttgaacaaattgacTAAAAGATTAAATTCTAATGACATGAGCACTGAAAGATATGCTAAAACGTTGCAAAGCAAACTTTTTGAAGCAAGTCAAAGCCTTGTTGAGTATTCTTTACATAAAGCTTTAGCTTTACCACATATCAGTAAACTATATACAATAGCATCTGATCatgacaaaatttctaaaagtaaaattaaaggaCCACCTCTGATGAGTGACTTGTGCTGCTCGATATTGAAATATTACGGTGAAACTATGAGTACTTATTTACCATTACTTCTGAATGCATCAGATGAAGCAATACCTTTAATAGACATATTTGAAGAAATTCTTCAACAGGAAAGTGCAAGAAAGACTGAACTTACATAG
- the LOC107446929 gene encoding transmembrane protein 209, translating into MASLSYRTVQRQIFEITCEVLQMLRCYCLLVLWRLYRNFKTCYIIEILQFLYYSLFCNDRKMEWKTHWQSPVCRHILKRKSLISQSKSSLTWAACSFLLTFIIYLDLKSALFASFFGYYSSVVWTVETVICALFVVNGFAAVFFYIRSVVTKPLALSPMQQKLFRVTLDEPGFEMKQPELNVTDSKPESIRFSSFRDSFDYSPSLLSATPTNYSMNSWYSSSPSYTGLDTTSSSWSFRRMSSPLSYSTPKSPDRVSLRRLDKTADLESSYDHPIKNLKQLGEFLKVQEEERQKSMSHEDSKHFYSGVTSVENSPMSVLGKCLYQRAYRLPNAESTEDSSSEVHCGDNVLNKLKISDRVLTVWCERIRKWICQTILVKIVQEIDEINNTLTEISLPELQIGNVSLLTLNQLAMSKSQNLPTLSALLPYLDIHLNQEYLVKRLKTLARGGCMGHFKWNSGGSFNDKSWCEDMPTDSALIMHVLCCYLDAQLPLQPHFPEGKPFSSKYFRKTPEKPILSKDSYYIYQSCVNPPHFKVALYEDIYSLPKGRNNLFCTIAVLLHHIKTKECGMLGRVNLGRSGLNLLWVVD; encoded by the coding sequence ATGGCATCATTAAGTTACAGAACAGTTCAGAGacagatttttgaaattacatgtGAAGTTTTACAAATGTTGAGATGTTATTGTTTACTCGTTTTGTGGCGTCTGTACCGCAATTTTAAGACATGTTATATCATTGAAATTCTCCAATTCTTGTACTATAGCCTTTTTTGCAACGATCGTAAAATGGAATGGAAAACGCATTGGCAAAGTCCAGTATGTAGGCATATTTTGAAGCGCAAAAGTTTGATAAGTCAGTCCAAATCATCCTTAACATGGGCAGCTTGCTCATTTCTTCTAACATTCATTATAtatcttgatttaaaaagtgCTCTTTTTGCCAGCTTCTTTGGTTACTACTCATCTGTTGTATGGACTGTAGAGACAGTTATTTGTGCATTGTTTGTTGTTAATGGATTTGCagccgtttttttttacataaggtCAGTAGTTACTAAGCCACTAGCATTATCCCCAAtgcaacaaaaactttttcGTGTTACTCTGGATGAACCTGGTTTTGAGATGAAACAACCAGAATTAAATGTTACAGATTCTAAACCTGAATCTATCAGATTCTCCTCTTTCCGTGATTCATTTGACTACTCGCCATCTTTGTTATCAGCAACTCCTACTAATTACTCCATGAATAGCTGGTATAGTTCATCACCTAGTTACACCGGCCTTGACACCACTAGTTCTTCTTGGAGTTTTCGTCGCATGTCATCACCATTGAGTTATTCTACACCAAAGTCTCCAGACAGAGTTTCTTTAAGAAGATTAGATAAGACAGCAGATCTTGAATCAAGTTATGACCACCCTATAAAGAATCTAAAACAGTTGGGTGAGTTTTTAAAAGTCCAAGAGGAAGAAAGACAAAAATCGATGTCACATGAAGATtctaagcatttttattctGGAGTGACCTCGGTTGAGAACAGCCCAATGTCTGTCTTGGGTAAATGTTTGTACCAAAGAGCATACCGGTTACCCAATGCTGAATCCACAGAAGACAGCTCTTCAGAAGTTCACTGCGGCGATAACGTGTTGAATAAGTTGAAAATATCGGATCGGGTGTTAACGGTTTGGTGTGAACGTATCCGGAAATGGATTTGCCAAACCATACTTGTGAAAATCGTGCAAGAAATTGATGAGATCAACAACACCTTAACTGAAATCAGTTTGCCGGAGCTTCAAATTGGAAATGTGAGTTTACTCACTTTAAATCAACTTGCTATGTCAAAATCTCAGAACTTACCTACTCTTTCTGCTCTTCTCCCTTATCTTGACATACACTTGAATCAAGAATACTTGGTTAAACGGTTAAAAACCCTGGCACGGGGGGGTTGCATGGGtcattttaaatggaattctGGCGGTTCTTTTAATGATAAGTCGTGGTGTGAAGATATGCCGACTGATTCTGCATTGATAATGCACGTTTTATGCTGTTACTTAGATGCACAGTTGCCGCTACAGCCGCATTTTCCTGAGGGAAAACCATTTTCGTCCAAGTATTTTAGGAAAACGCCTGAAAAGCCGATTCTTTCCAAAGACTCTTATTACATCTATCAATCTTGTGTAAATCCTCCTCATTTCAAAGTTGCATTATATGAAGACATTTATTCACTTCCTAAAGGccgcaataatttattttgtaccaTTGCTGTTTTATTACATCACATCAAGACTAAAGAATGTGGAATGCTTGGACGTGTTAATCTCGGAAGATctggtttaaatttattatgggTAGTTGATTGA
- the LOC107446937 gene encoding uncharacterized protein isoform X1: MGKNSQKKDVKRARQTSYKSGQALRNSLQGRKRSVRKEEKLSTCASSVEQYFDISSNCYSLLKDMCVHAALFQRHSHRGTLLASDIHKASDLYLLKKHSNFIDKTGSNVELSAYVEKTFQVKEAEKTFYYGKCLNCPEFTDLKDVEADHSLKDYFKLTMKAVFVNNSEFFSLVLSDLKRNLGILPILPVFIHDLCNDAFLLKYKPAHLKKILLVIHSLYLNPNLYFQNDHLHKILDFIIACAIENLNFEDYQQEDVLSLQDTSAEILHDIFIKNQAISSQVYNYILKKLTQPYKETEFQLISCCGSLTVAHAMGLSALTSILPLIFLNSSMKEQNILNKLTKRLNSNDMSTERYAKTLQSKLFEASQSLVEYSLHKALALPHISKLYTIASDHDKISKSKIKGPPLMSDLCCSILKYYGETMSTYLPLLLNASDEAIPLIDIFEEILQQESARKTELT, from the exons ATGGGCAAAAATTCCcag aagAAGGATGTCAAAAGAGCTCGCCAAACTTCATATAAATCTGGCCAAGCTCTAAGAAACAGCTTACAAGGCAGAAAAAGATCTgtcagaaaagaagaaaaattatcaaccTGTGCATCTTCTGTGGAACAATACTTCGATATTTCGAGCAATTGTTACAGTCTATTAAAAGATATGTGTGTACATGCAGCATTATTTCAAAGACATTCTCACCGTGGCACACTTCTTGCATCTGATATACATAAAGCGAGTGacctttatcttttaaaaaagcattcaaattttattgataaaacggGAAGTAATGTTGAATTAAGTGCTTACGTAGAAAAGACATTTCAAGTTAAAGAAgcagaaaaaacattttactatgGTAAATGCTTAAACTGTCCAGAATTCACTGATTTAAAAGATGTTGAAGCTGACCATTCTCTGAAGGATTATTTTAAACTCACCATGAAAGCTGTCTTTGTTAATAACTCTGAATTCTTTTCATTGGTGTTATCTGACTTGAAAAGGAATCTCGGCATTCTCCCTATCTTACCAGTTTTCATTCATGATTTATGTAATGACGCTTTTTTACTCAAGTATAAACctgctcatttaaaaaaaattcttcttgtCATACATTCCTTATACTTAAATCCTAATTTGTATTTCCAAAACGATCATCTTcacaaaattttagatttcatcATAGCTTGTGCCAtagaaaatctcaattttgaagaTTATCAACAAGAGGATGTTCTTTCTCTTCAAGATACTTCAGCCGAAATCCTTCAtgatatattcattaaaaatcaagCAATTTCTTCACAAGTATACAATTACATTTTGAAGAAACTTACTCAACcttataaagaaactgaatttcaattaatttcttgtTGTGGGTCTTTGACTGTTGCTCATGCTATGGGCTTATCTGCATTAACTTCTATACTACCTTTGATCTTCCTTAATTCTTCTatgaaagaacaaaatattttgaacaaattgacTAAAAGATTAAATTCTAATGACATGAGCACTGAAAGATATGCTAAAACGTTGCAAAGCAAACTTTTTGAAGCAAGTCAAAGCCTTGTTGAGTATTCTTTACATAAAGCTTTAGCTTTACCACATATCAGTAAACTATATACAATAGCATCTGATCatgacaaaatttctaaaagtaaaattaaaggaCCACCTCTGATGAGTGACTTGTGCTGCTCGATATTGAAATATTACGGTGAAACTATGAGTACTTATTTACCATTACTTCTGAATGCATCAGATGAAGCAATACCTTTAATAGACATATTTGAAGAAATTCTTCAACAGGAAAGTGCAAGAAAGACTGAACTTACATAG